In the Pungitius pungitius chromosome 5, fPunPun2.1, whole genome shotgun sequence genome, one interval contains:
- the LOC119224858 gene encoding LOW QUALITY PROTEIN: cilia- and flagella-associated protein 157-like (The sequence of the model RefSeq protein was modified relative to this genomic sequence to represent the inferred CDS: substituted 1 base at 1 genomic stop codon), translating to MPKNKSRKSDDKRDGVKKTSKKDSLSTEANKSVSEDKEKDLYLLQIRYLNEQLDWYQVKCEQQEKQKQDLSSQYVTLQKEKDDVVDFLKRCLLEKEAEAEQLERQLEGRRRVAEGDAGALRLQLAQLRTQLQDRAAGLEAENAALAAKLAGLEEFRGQKERLTSEVASLQKELARRGEQHGAALHSLEMKGLLEKKRLHKEMETHVASLAADVQHLVDQKVPETTRSALRENAEVKARLGQLSQQTLSLMGDNSSLRERQARLGVDVDILEQMLKETSRQSCVRKKVVEQLTEKCRQLQAELTDRRRDLERLQAEHAGALAETEALRRDRASPPGSRAPPPPRRLQAELLEERRRSSRMKSVMRGAAAALRRALMLLMEKLLVVLDSTAEGDQLDEPLTSDPSAARXPDDSPPSGFQLARYRPGDLGFVPPPAPRHRPAGCRTGAAGSVELKKNPSRSFKQTDPAVRLQTGRKLLTRPK from the exons ATGCCCAAGAACAAGAGCCGCAAAAGCGACGACAAACGAGATGGAGTCAAGAAAACGTCGAAAAAGGACAGTTTGTCCACTGAAGCGAATAAAAGCGTCTCGGAGGACAAAGAGAAGGATTTATATCTGCTTCAGATCCGATATTTGAACGAGCAGCTGGACTG gtACCAGGTGAAAtgtgagcagcaggagaagcagaagcaggACCTGAGCTCTCAGTACGTCAcgctgcagaaggagaaggacgaCGTCGTGGACTTCCTGAAGCGCTGCCTGCTGGAGAAGGAGGCCGAGGCCGAACAGCTGGAGCGGCAGCTGGAGGGTCGGCGGCGGGTCGCCGAGGGCGACGCGGGCGCCCTGCGGCTGCAGCTCGCCCAGCTGAGGACGCAGCTTCAGGACCGGGCCGCGGGCCTGGAGGCAGAAAACGCCGCGCTCG CGGCGAAGCTGGCCGGCCTGGAGGAGTTCCGGGGGCAGAAGGAGCGGCTGACGTCCGAGGTGGCGTCTCTGCAGAAGGAGCTGGCCCGTCGGGGGGAGCAGCACGGAGCGGCCCTCCACAGCCTGGAAATGAAAGGCctgctggagaagaagag GTTGCACAAGGAGATGGAGACCCACGTGGCCTCCTTGGCGGCAGACGTCCAGCACCTGGTGGACCAGAAGGTGCCCGAGACGACCAGGTCGGCCCTCCGGGAGAACGCGGAGGTCAAGGCTCGGCTGGGTCAGCTGTCGCAGCAGACGCTGTCCCTGATGGGGGACAACTCGTCCCTGCGGGAGCGCCAGGCCCGGCTCGGCGTGGACGTGGACATCCTGGAGCAAATGCTCAAAGAGACGTCCCGCCAGAGCTGCGTCCGCAAGAAG GTGGTGGAGCAGCTCACAGAGAAGTGTCGGCAGCTGCAGGCGGAGCTGACGGACCGGAGGCGGGACCTGGAGCGGCTTCAGGCCGAACACGCCGGCGCACTGGCCGAGACGGAGGCCCTCAG GCGGGACCGGGCCTCGCCACCCGGGAGccgagcgccgccgccgccgcgccgcctGCAGgccgagctgctggaggagaggaggaggagcagcaggatgaaGAGCGTCATGCGGGGTGCCGCTGCGGCGCTGAGGCGAGCCCTGATG CTTCTTATGGAGaagctgctggtggtgctggacTCCACCGCTGAGGGGGACCAGCTGGACGAGCCGCTGACCTCCGACCCCTCGGCAGCCAGGTGACCGGACGACAGCC CGCCGAGCGGGTTCCAGTTGGCCCGCTACAGGCCGGGCGACCTGGGCTTCGTGCCCCCCCCGGCGCCGAGGCACCGGCCCGCGGGCTGCAGGACGGGAGCAGCCGGCTCCGTGGAGTTAAAGAA GAACCCGTCCAGATCCTTCAAGCAGACGGACCCAGCCGTCAGGCTTCAGACCGGCAGGAAGCTCCTCACGAGACCCAAATAG